The Hydra vulgaris chromosome 11, alternate assembly HydraT2T_AEP genome contains a region encoding:
- the LOC136086982 gene encoding protein FAM200A-like, producing the protein MFKNQQINISSSSKESNITTEASFIIAWNIAKSKHPYTDGEFVKQNLFDVILVLDPNNSKIQRLISNISVSRHTTERRISEISVKVEQHLLNDLKNWEAFSLALDESTDIQDKPLMAVFEALDTVLVKANAKNKLVIVATDGATAMVGKHIRLMVQEIVNYIWSNAKNHRQFKNFISELGLADKPSDLSFYCAVRWLSSSDVLYRFVELLEPIKCFLFEKQKTFEIFDYVNFLQDLLFLIDVVQRLQNLICRFSYGCPIPENILEETSQFEMELLDLQEDQNIHILHKIITLLDFWKMVPEVKYPQLKRISIKLISIFGST; encoded by the exons atgtttaaaaatcaacaaataaatatttcatcttCCAGCAAAGAATCAAATATTACAACAGaagcaagttttattatagCATGGAACATTGCAAAAAGTAAACATCCTTACACCGATGGAgagtttgtaaaacaaaatctttttgatgTGATCCTAGTTTTAGATCCTAATAATAGCAAAATTCAAAGgctaatttcaaatatttctgTTTCTCGACATACAACTGAAAGAAGAATATCTGAGATTAGTGTCAAAGTTGAACAGCATTTGTTAAATGATCTAAAAAATTGGGAAGCATTCAGTTTAGCATTAGATGAATCAACAGATATTCAAGATAAACCTCTAATGGCAGTTTTT GAAGCCCTTGACACTGTTCTGGTGAAAGCCAATGCTAAGAACAAGCTTGTTATTGTTGCTACAGATGGTGCAACAGCAATGGTTGGAAAACACATTAGGCTTATGG tGCAGGAGATTGTAAACTATATTTGGTCTAATGCAAAAAATCACAgacagtttaaaaatttcattagtgAATTGGGACTTGCTGACAAACCAAGTGACTTGTCGTTTTACTGTGCTGTAAGGTGGCTTTCAAGTAGTGATGTTCTTTATAGGTTTGTAGAACTATTAGAaccaattaaatgttttttgtttgaaaagcaGAAGACATTTGAAATCTTTGACTATGTGAATTTTTTGcaagatcttttatttttaattgatgtaGTGCAACGTTTACAAAATCTGATTTGTCGCTTCAG tTATGGTTGTCCAATACCAGAAAATATACTTGAAGAAACATCTCAATTTGAAATGGAGTTACTAGATCTCCAAGAAGATCAAAATATTCATATACtgcataaaataataactttattggatTTTTGGAAAATGGTTCCTGAAGTTAAGTATCCTCAACTAAAAAGGAttagtataaaacttatttcaatttttggttCAACATAA